The genome window TGCTAGTTTGTAAAACCTATATAGTAAGTATTATTAGCTCACTTTGAGTGAATTATTCATATTAACAAGTAAGaattaacaataaatttaaaataaaaatataataaaaactaaactaaatattattttaagtgaTATTTCGATGTATAAAGGcctctttaaaatttttgcctTAGGCCATCCAATCTCAACCCAAACCCATGTACCAACGAACCCAACATCAGCAACACAACCTtgctcataagtcataacaaGAAACAACGACGAGATTTCGGTGGTTGgtttgagagaggagagagacgAGAGACCAAGTGAGTATCTTTTTTCTTACATTGATGATTAATTTACTACTAGTAGTAGAATTACTGTAGCAACAAAATCTTTTTTACTTTAGCACATGAGATGTAGAAGCTTTTTTGATGTTTAATATGctaaaataataaactttttGAAGTTTTAGCAACCATGTTATATGAAACACGTGCCTTTAGAATTAGATGTACAGCcatcatgtgtttttttttggggaaacaCATGAAATTTCATTCATTTGAAATTGAGTTACAATAGAGAGGACAAAATATAGCAGGGAGAACAAACTAGAAGCAGTTACAAGCCACAGTCCTCTAAGATTACATGCCTCACAAAGCTTGGACACACACCTTTCCAAACCTGAGAAACACCTGAAATTCTGGCAGCTCCTGCAACTTCATGGGCTGCTTTGTTGCCACTCCTCTTCAAATGCTGAAAAGAGCACTaggaaaaagaggaagagataTCTTTAATGTTCTGAATAATGTGCCCTTGTTCACCGCCCAGATCACAATCAGAGATAGCTTGAATAATTGAGAGAGCATCGGACTCCACAATGACATGGGAGATTCCCATATCTAAAGCAAGCAACACCCCTTCTTGCAGTGCCATTGCTTCAGTGATCTCAACAGAGAAAGGTGCTGGAAGAATTTTGTTTGATGCTGCAATGAGGAAGCCCCGACTATCACGCATCACCACACCAATACTAGAAGGCCTGCCATCGTCTGAAGCAGCACCATCAACATTAACCTTGAAGAAACCCGAGGGAGGGGCTTGCCAAGCCAATGGGGTAGGGGTTGGAGAAAAAGCAGGGAGGGAACAAGCATCTTTATACTCACCAAGAATTCTGTTTGCCATCTCCCAAACCTGCCTTGAAGGAGTGCCCGAGTCATCATGTAAAGCTTGGTTATGATTCCACCAAATGGACCATGCCACTGCAAAGAAAACCTCCAAATCATTTGGGGAACCTTTCTCAATAATGTCTAAGGCAATGTCCACTGGTTCTCTGGATGAGGAAGTAACATCAACTAGACAATTGTGCCATTGTGTCCAAGTCAGCTTGGCGTGATCATAGAGGAGTAGAGCATGGGCAGTGGATTCGATAGCCTTGTCACATGGAGGGCAAAAGCTTGAGCAATGAATACACCTGTGACTTAAGTTGAGCATAGTAGGAAGGCCATTTACACAAGTTCGCCAAGCAAAAATTTTGAGCTTTTGTGGAACTTTCTGGCCCCAAATCCTCTTCCACAACAATGTTTTTAAATCAGACAATGAGCACTCCCCATCCTCATTTAAGTCCACAAGGCTTGAAGCAATGTGGTATGCGCTTTTGACTGTAAAGACCCCTAGTTTATTGCCTATCCAAATGAGGTTGTCTTTGGGTAGATTATAGTTAAGAgggatttttaaaattgtgcTAGCTTCAAAGGGTAAAAAGATGGACCTGACCACTTCTACTTTCCCCCATTTGGTATCATTATCAATAAGGGAGGATACCATTAGATAGTCTTCAAAATCTGTTTAGGGCGTAATCACTTTGTAAGATGTTGGCGTTGGCAGCCACTTATCCTCCCATATATGTATTCGTATGCCATTATCCAACCTCCATCTTGTGCCTCTCCTAATCACCTCAAGACTATTATGAATGCTTCACCAAGTATAAGAGGGGTTGCTTCCTTTTTTGGAATTGAGAACATCATCATGGGGAAAGTATTTGGCTTTAAAAACCCGAGCCATCAAAGAATTTGGGTTGGTGAGAATTCTCTAACCTTGCTTGGCCAACATGGCTAAGTTGAAAGCTTGGATGTTTTTGAAACCCATTCCACCATGAAACTTTGATTTAcacatcttcttctagttgaCCCACACTATTTTGTTCTCATCATCCCTTTGCCCCCACCAGAAATTCCTCATTAGATTTTCAAGGTCTTTGCATAAAGCCTTAGGGAGTTGGAAACAACTCATTGTGTATGTGGGCATTGCTTGGGCTATTGCCTTGATAAGAATCTCCCTCCCCCCAATTGATAGAAGCTTTCCTTTCCAACCAGCAAGCTTCTTTGCCACCCTTTCCTTTACTTCTGCAACCACCTGAGCCTTGGATTTTCCAATAATAGTGGGGAGCCCCAAGTATTTGTTGTGCCTGGAATCTTGCATTGGACCAAGGATATTTAGAAtgctttcctttctctcttgaGGGGTGTTTGAgctgaaaaagacaaaagactTATCGGTATTAATTTTTTGCCCTGAGGCCGCTTCATAGCTATTGAGGATGTCGACAAGCTTTTGACATTCTTGGACCTTTACTTTGCAAAAAAGAAGGCTATCATTGGTGAAGAAGAGGTGAGTGAGGATTGGGCACCCCCTACCAATAGAAATTCCATTGATCTGCTTGTCTCGAGCAGTTTTATGAATGAGTGCTGAAAGGCTTTCAGcacaaagaagaaagaggtAAGGGAAAAGGGGGTCTCCCTGCCTTATGCCTCTTGAAGGGATGATGTTTCCACAGGGCTCGCCATTAATGATAACTAAATAAGACACAGAAGAGATGTAATTTATAATAAGGTCCACCCATTTTTTAGCAAAACCCATTTTAACCATAACCTCATGAATAAATTTCCATTCAACTCTATCAAAagctttactcatatctaatTTAATTGACATATAATTATCCTTCCCTTCATCTTTGTGATTCAAATAATGCATGAATTCAAAGGCCACTAGGACATTATCCGAGATAAGACGATCTGGAATGAAAGCACTTTGATTTTCAATGATGATACTTGGAAGGATTGATTTGAGTATATTGGCTAGGACTTTTGATATGAGCTTGTATGTAGTGTTACAGAGGCTGATTGGGCGAAATTCTGCCATTTTAGAGGGCTAGTTGGTTTTTGGAATGAGAGCAATATTGGTTTTATTGATTTCAATTATAGCCATATTTTAGTTCAAGACATTTAAAACCATGTTTGTAATATTTAGCCCCACAATGTCccaatatttatgaaaaaagattGTAGACATACCATTAGGTCCGGGTGCTTTGGTTGGATGGAGCTGCTTAAGCGCATTGGTGATTTCGTCTCTTGTAAAGACCTTGGTAAGCTCAGCATTCATATCATCCGTAACACACCTAGGCAAAGCACAAGTGACCTCACTGATTCCACTTAGGGAGGGAGTGGAGTAAATCTTCTCAAAGTAAGATATTGCAGTGGCTACAATGCTGTCCTTACTCTCACATCAAACACTATCATCATTCCATAGccccaaaatggtgtttttttttttttttttccttcttttagaGGCTCGGGCATGGAAAAACTTTGTGTTTCGGTCCCCTTCCCTATACCAATGTGCCTTGCTATGCTACCTCCAAATGGTCTCCTCACTATCCAAGAGATCATTAATTTCCCTTCTAAACTGGTTAACTTCAGCCCCTCTAGTGCCTCTGTCTTCAATTGTAAGTGAAGTGAgagctcttttcttttctagaattttctttGGAATATTGCCCACCACATTTTGATTCCAATTTGTTAGAACAACTGTACATCTTTGGAGGTTGGAGGAAATCCCTTTCGGAGTGGTGGCAAGGGTGCCTGAGCTCCAAGCAGTATCAATGACTTCTCTACAATCTTCCCTTTTGGCCTACATAGCCTCAAAATGGAACCGGTGTTTTCTTTTATAACCTAGGAGGGGGGAGCCTATGGTGATGAGAATACAATGATCTGATGTTGATTCGACCAGATGATGTACTTTCGGATCCTTGAAATGATCAAGCCACTCTGAGGTAGCCAAGGCTCTGTTTAAACGGAGCAAAATTTTGTTACTCCCTTCTTTCATATTACACCAGGTAAAATCAGGGCCACAATACCCTAAATCCTTAAAGCCATACAAGTTCACAACCTGTCAGAATCTGTCCATTTGGCTTTGAGAACGAAGGATACCACCTGCTTTTTCATTCATTGaaagaatttcattaaaatcaccacaACAAAACTAGGGAAAATTAAATTGACtattgagaaaagaaagaagtttcCAAGAATCTTCCCTGAGATGAGTCTCTGAATGCCCATAAAACCCAGTGGACCTCCACAAAAAACCATTGTCTGATTCAGTAATAACCACATCAATGTGATAGTCTGAATAACTTTTAATTTCCAAATTAGTGTCATTGGACCAGAGCAGAGCAAGACCACCTCTGCGACCCCTACTAGGAACAATTAATCCATTTGAAAAACCCAGCCTGTATTTTACTTTCTCCATTCGtctactctttatttttatctccGAAAGGAAGACAAGTTTGGGATTCCAGCGCTGCAAATAATCACGGAGCGCAAAAACTGTCTGGGGATTCCCAATTCCCCGACAATTCCAGCATAGGGAATTCATTGCTCTTGGCAGTGCTGCATAGCAGCCACCGCTGATCTCTCTAAGTTATTTTGTGTTTCAGTTTGGCATGACTCACGTTGCTTCTTTTGGGGTTTGTTTACATTCTCATCCAAAACATTCTCATCCAGACAATCATGCATTGCTACTCTTTTTGAACCCGAAAGTCCAGTTGGACTTTGTTTTTGCATGTTAGTGTTTTGAGTTTTCCTTCCTTGGGCTCTAGCAACTCTTTTCAAATTTCCTCTCCTCGGCCTTAAAGAAGTGTTGGTGGGCTCATTTGTATGGGAGGGGTTGTTTATGGGTTTCTTTGGGCTAGTTGGCTTTTGGGCCTCAAGTGGGGTGCACATGAAAGCCCACAATAGAAGGATTAGCTTTTGTTTCCTTTCCCGCCTCTACAGGCTTTTGGGGATCACGTGGGTGCTTTTCTAGAGAGGGTGCAGGGCTCAAGGGGCATACCATATTGTCATTTCTCTGATTTTTCACTGACAGCCTCTACGAAGGGGTGGAAATATTGTAAATCTGGAAGCAGAAAGGCTTCCAGATTTACAATATTTCCACCCCTTCGTAGAGGCTTATCAATAGGTATATCCACTCGTATTCGCATAAATTTAACTTGTTCTGACAACCAAGATTGCCTATCCAATTCAATGTATTTCCCCAGTTTGCTGCCAAG of Quercus lobata isolate SW786 chromosome 8, ValleyOak3.0 Primary Assembly, whole genome shotgun sequence contains these proteins:
- the LOC115956442 gene encoding uncharacterized protein LOC115956442, whose product is MVSSLIDNDTKWGKVEVVRSIFLPFEASTILKIPLNYNLPKDNLIWIGNKLGVFTVKSAYHIASSLVDLNEDGECSLSDLKTLLWKRIWGQKVPQKLKIFAWRTCVNGLPTMLNLSHRCIHCSSFCPPCDKAIESTAHALLLYDHAKLTWTQWHNCLVDVTSSSREPVDIALDIIEKGSPNDLEVFFAVAWSIWWNHNQALHDDSGTPSRQVWEMANRILGEYKDACSLPAFSPTPTPLAWQAPPSGFFKVNVDGAASDDGRPSSIGVVMRDSRGFLIAASNKILPAPFSVEITEAMALQEGVLLALDMGISHVIVESDALSIIQAISDCDLGGEQGHIIQNIKDISSSFS